Proteins encoded in a region of the Triplophysa rosa linkage group LG14, Trosa_1v2, whole genome shotgun sequence genome:
- the lyrm9 gene encoding LYR motif-containing protein 9 has protein sequence MSPLVGAELARTPTQLYRYLLRCCRLLPSTAMQTHYKHAIRQSYNSHADEDDPERIQMMIQRAISDADWILNKYTKKK, from the exons ATGTCTCCTCTGGTAGGCGCTGAGCTCGCGCGCACGCCGACGCAGCTGTACCGGTATCTGCTGCGCTGCTGTAGACTGCTGCCATCAACTGCCATGCAAACACACTATAAACATGCCATCAGACAG agcTACAATAGTCATGCAGACGAGGACGACCCTGAGAGGATTCAGATGATGATTCAAAGAGCTATATCTGATGCAGACTGGATATTAAATAAA tACACTAAAAAGAAATGA
- the nos2b gene encoding nitric oxide synthase 2b, inducible, whose translation MGNQITKDDKNTIFRQIKPNTQWDGKVNRCPFSKQVKNYEDGLSYQDTLHHRAVKKQTCTSNVCEGSIMTSKSLMRWPSSTTPGSNDILMQAIDFINQYYKSIKNTKIEEHLARVEEVCTEIDATGSYQLTTKELEFGAKQAWRNAPRCIGRIQWANLQVFDARKCRTAADMFQVLCDHIQFATNGGNLRSAITIFRQRTDGQHDFRVWNTQLIRYAGYKMVDSTIIGDPDSVAFTEICIQLGWTPKYGLFDVLPLLLQANGEDPQLFEIPQHLILEVPMEHPQYKWFRDLNLRWYALPAVSSMLIEIGGLEFPACPFNGWYMGTEIGVRDFCDTKRYNVLEQVGRRMGLETQKLSSLWKDQALVAINVAVMHSFQKNKVTITDHHSASESFMKHMEMEVHLRGGCPADWIWLVPPMSGALTPVFHQEMLNYILSPFFYYQPEPWLTHKWKNEREKARRHRVSFRGLIRAVLFSQMLIKSALAKRVCCTVLYATETGKSQTFAKKLSSMLNCAFNSRLVCMEDYNISELEKESLLMVVTSTFGNGDCPGNGASFKKHLFSLNNLRNKVRYCVFGLGSRMYPQFCAFAHSVDSKLAALGALRVSPTGEGDELNGQDEHFSAWACAAFKDVSREFNVQGHLPGTDRRADCWDPPKHRVQNDTCALDRVAALSALHSQILVPMKLKRRQNLQSPQSSRVTILVELEKDGNTEHLNFVPGDHVGIFPGNSPELVAGILKRLPNAPPINQSLRLEFLSDSYPDGERWHRDERIPPCTLAQALTYLLDVTTPPSQSLLRKLSKMARLEDQGQHLLTLATDITVYLTWKEFRKPTFLEVLEEFPSLELNAAFLLSQLPLLRPRLYSTSSSRDLHPQELHLTVAVVSYYTQEGKGPLHFGLCSTWLNTIKEGDMVPCFIHRSDGFHLPSDTSAPCILVGAGSGIAPFRSFWQQQYHDMKKRGVKGNPMTLVFGCRGSDLDHLYKDETLDMQDNGTLDIFATAYSRQAGQPKVYVQDVLREQLNDKVFEVLHQSQGHLYICGGLNMARDVASTVREILVSRLGISFTRAEEYLSRLKNEKRYHEEIFGS comes from the exons ATGGGGAACCAGATAACCAAAGAcgacaaaaacacaatttttcgGCAGATAAAACCTAATACG CAATGGGATGGCAAAGTGAACAGATGCCCGTTTTCGAAGCAAGTGAAAAACTACGAGGATGGTTTGTCCTATCAAGATACATTACATCACAGAGCTGTCAAG AAGCAGACTTGCACCTCTAACGTTTGTGAGGGCTCTATTATGACTTCAAAGTCTCTAATGAGATGGCCCTCCAGTACTACACCAGGCTCCAATGACATCCTCATGCAAGCTATTGACTTCATCAATCAGTATTACAAGTCCATTAAAAA CACAAAAATTGAGGAGCACCTGGCTCGTGTGGAGGAGGTTTGTACAGAAATAGATGCCACTGGATCATATCAACTCACCACAAAGGAACTGGAATTTGGGGCTAAACAAGCATGGAGGAATGCACCAAGGTGCATCGGCAGAATTCAGTGGGCTAATTTGCAG GTGTTTGATGCACGTAAATGCAGAACTGCAGCAGATATGTTTCAGGTGCTGTGTGATCACATTCAGTTTGCCACCAATGGAGGCAACCTGAG gtCTGCCATCACTATTTTCCGTCAGAGAACCGATGGCCAACATGATTTCCGTGTGTGGAATACTCAGCTTATAAGATACGCAGGCTATAAGATGGTGGACAGCACAATAATAGGAGATCCTGACAGTGTTGCCTTCACAGAG atttgcaTCCAGCTTGGATGGACACCAAAGTATGGTCTGTTTGATGTGCTTCCATTATTGCTACAAGCTAATGGAGAGGACCCTCAGCTTTTTGAAATTCCCCAACATTTGATTTTGGAAGTTCCCATGGAGCACCCACA GTATAAATGGTTTCGAGATTTGAACCTCCGCTGGTATGCATTGCCTGCCGTGTCCAGCATGTTGATTGAGATTGGTGGTCTTGAATTCCCAGCATGTCCTTTCAATGGGTGGTACATGGGAACTGAGATTGGAGTGAGGGACTTTTGTGATACCAAACGCTACAATGTTCTTGAG CAAGTTGGTCGTAGAATGGGCTTGGAGACGCAAAAACTCTCCTCACTATGGAAGGATCAGGCCCTTGTTGCCATCAATGTTGCAGTGATGCATAGTTTTCAG AAGAATAAGGTCACCATCACTGACCACCATTCCGCATCAGAGTCCTTCATGAAGCACATGGAGATGGAGGTGCACCTGCGTGGAGGCTGTCCGGCAGATTGGATTTGGCTGGTGCCTCCAATGTCTGGCGCTTTAACCCCTGTGTTCCATCAGGAAATGCTAAACTACATTCTGTCACCTTTTTTTTATTACCAG cCTGAACCATGGTTGACTCACAAGTGGAAGAACGAGAGAGAAAAAGCAAGAAGGCACAGAGTCAGCTTCAGAGGCTTGATAAG AGCTGTGCTCTTCTCTCAGATGCTCATCAAATCAGCCCTGGCCAAGCGGGTGTGCTGCACCGTCCTGTACGCCACAGAAACTGGGAAATCTCAGACCTTTGCTAAGAAGCTCAGTTCTATgctgaactgtgcctttaactCCAGG CTTGTTTGCATGGAGGACTACAACATCAGTGAACTTGAGAAGGAAAGTCTTCTAATGGTTGTCACCAGCACGTTTGGCAATGGAGACTGTCCTGGCAATGGAGCG AGTTTCAAGAAACACCTTTTCAGCCTAAACAACCTACGAAACAAAGTCAG GTACTGTGTGTTTGGTCTCGGCTCTCGAATGTACCCACAGTTCTGTGCGTTTGCTCATTCCGTGGACAGTAAGCTTGCAGCGCTGGGGGCTCTTCGCGTGTCGCCCACAGGAGAAGGAGATGAACTGAACGGACAGGACGAACATTTCTCAGCCTGGGCTTGTGCTGCTTTTAAG GATGTGAGCAGGGAGTTTAACGTTCAAGGACATCTTCCTGGAACCGATCGACGGGCAGACTGTTGGGATCCTCCGAAACACAGAGTTCAAAATGACACTTGCGCACTTGACAGAGTTGCAG CTTTGTCAGCTCTTCATTCTCAAATTTTGGTTCCTATGAAGCTGAAGAGAAGACAAAATTTACAAAGCCCACAGTCCAG TCGTGTTACAATATTGGTGGAGTTGGAGAAGGATGGGAACACAGAACACTTAAACTTTGTCCCTGGAGATCACGTGGGGATTTTTCCAGGGAACTCACCCGAGCTGGTGGCTGGCATCCTGAAGCGTCTCCCCAATGCCCCTCCAATCAACCAAAGCCTTCGCTTGGAATTCCTCAGTGATTCTTACCCTG ATGGTGAAAGGTGGCACAGAGATGAACGAATACCACCGTGTACTCTTGCCCAGGCTCTTACGTACCTTCTGGATGTCACCACCCCACCCTCACAGAGCCTCCTCCGCAAGCTCTCAAAGATGGCAAGACTGGAAGACCAAGGACAGCACCTGCTAACACTAGCAACA GACATCACAGTGTATTTAACATGGAAGGAGTTTCGCAAACCAACATTTCTCGAAGTGCTGGAGGAGTTTCCCTCTTTGGAACTGAATGCTGCCTTTCTCCTGAGCCAGCTACCTCTGCTGAGGCCACGCCTCTACTCCACAAGCTCCTCCCGTGACCTCCACCCCCAGGAACTTCACCTCACAGTGGCTGTGGTTAGCTATTACACACAAG AGGGAAAGGGTCCACTGCATTTTGGTCTTTGCAGTACCTGGCTCAACACCATCAAAGAAGGAGACATGGTGCCCTGTTTCATCCATAG ATCAGATGGATTCCATCTCCCGTCTGACACCAGTGCTCCCTGTATCCTTGTGGGGGCTGGGAGCGGCATTGCCCCCTTCAGAAGTTTCTGGCAACAACAGTACCATGACATGAAAAAAAGAG GTGTAAAGGGGAATCCTATGACACTCGTGTTCGGGTGTCGAGGTTCAGATTTGGATCACCTTTATAAAGACGAGACTCTGGACATGCAAGATAATGGCACTCTGGATATTTTTGCCACGGCTTACTCTCGGCAGGCTGGACAACCCAAG GTTTATGTTCAGGACGTCCTGCGGGAACAATTAAATGACAAGGTCTTTGAGGTCCTGCACCAGAGTCAAGGTCATCTGTACATCTGTGGAGGCTTGAACATGGCCCGTGATGTGGCTTCCACCGTTCGAGAAATCCTGGTCAGCCGGTTGGGCATAAGTTTTACTCGGGCTGAAGAGTATCTGTCAAGGCTAAAG aacGAGAAGCGCTACCATGAGGAAATATTTGGATCCTAG
- the mrps23 gene encoding 28S ribosomal protein S23, mitochondrial isoform X1, whose protein sequence is MAGSRLEKFGTVFTRVRDLMRAGVIKHEHKPIWFDVYAAFPPKREPLFEKHLRKVRKQTEDSVPEIFYKEDEIRAKFFEVYGNGPRAFELLKSNFVSPCQRFVMKYSELESRGDVKPEALFEETAKALLAEGVLLRKRGGPAQMATESRDPLLNMKLTEMLADQQRDTETETDVSEKRPQEADSTDSQSSSKI, encoded by the exons ATGGCTGGGAGTCGACTTGAGAAATTCGGGACTGTCTTTACACG GGTTCGAGATTTAATGCGTGCTGGAGTCATAAAGCACGAGCACAAACCTATCTGGTTTGATGTGTATGCTGCTTTTCCACCTAAAAGAGAGCCTTTATTCGAGAAACATTTAAGAAAAGTGAGGAAACAAACAGAAGACAGTGTGCCTGAAATCTTCTACAAGGAGGATGAAATCCGAGC GAAGTTTTTTGAGGTGTATGGTAATGGACCCAGAGCTTTTGAGCTCCTCAAGTCCAACTTTGTTTCGCCTTGTCAGAG GTTTGTGATGAAGTACAGTGAACTAGAAAGCCGAGGTGATGTTAAACCCGAGGCGCTGTTTGAAGAAACGGCTAAAGCGCTTCTCGCAGAGGGAGTTCTTTTAAGGAAGAGAGGAGGACCAGCT CAGATGGCGACAGAGTCTCGTGATCCTTTGCTGAACATGAAGTTGACTGAAATGTTGGCAGACCAGCAGAGAGACACTGAGACTGAGACAGATGTTTCAGAGAAGCGGCCACAGGAGGCGGACAGCACTGACAGCCAGTCATCATCAAAAATATAA
- the mrps23 gene encoding 28S ribosomal protein S23, mitochondrial isoform X2 — MAGSRLEKFGTVFTRVRDLMRAGVIKHEHKPIWFDVYAAFPPKREPLFEKHLRKVRKQTEDSVPEIFYKEDEIRAKFFEVYGNGPRAFELLKSNFVSPCQRFVMKYSELESRGDVKPEALFEETAKALLAEGVLLRKRGGPAMATESRDPLLNMKLTEMLADQQRDTETETDVSEKRPQEADSTDSQSSSKI; from the exons ATGGCTGGGAGTCGACTTGAGAAATTCGGGACTGTCTTTACACG GGTTCGAGATTTAATGCGTGCTGGAGTCATAAAGCACGAGCACAAACCTATCTGGTTTGATGTGTATGCTGCTTTTCCACCTAAAAGAGAGCCTTTATTCGAGAAACATTTAAGAAAAGTGAGGAAACAAACAGAAGACAGTGTGCCTGAAATCTTCTACAAGGAGGATGAAATCCGAGC GAAGTTTTTTGAGGTGTATGGTAATGGACCCAGAGCTTTTGAGCTCCTCAAGTCCAACTTTGTTTCGCCTTGTCAGAG GTTTGTGATGAAGTACAGTGAACTAGAAAGCCGAGGTGATGTTAAACCCGAGGCGCTGTTTGAAGAAACGGCTAAAGCGCTTCTCGCAGAGGGAGTTCTTTTAAGGAAGAGAGGAGGACCAGCT ATGGCGACAGAGTCTCGTGATCCTTTGCTGAACATGAAGTTGACTGAAATGTTGGCAGACCAGCAGAGAGACACTGAGACTGAGACAGATGTTTCAGAGAAGCGGCCACAGGAGGCGGACAGCACTGACAGCCAGTCATCATCAAAAATATAA